A single window of Lutzomyia longipalpis isolate SR_M1_2022 chromosome 1, ASM2433408v1 DNA harbors:
- the LOC129786981 gene encoding transcription initiation factor IIA subunit 1, whose translation MALSLTTVLKLYNTVIDDVISGVRDAFLDEGVDEQVLQELKQIWTNKLLASRAVEVVPDNPDPQPPPNVASGVKSGSNSKSNHKNPQSNGTKSKASRPSQQQQQQQQQQQQQQLVQVKEENGSPPASTTLAGQSFTSQNGSSTAAQKAPIAATTTAATTSQPQQTSTSVVAGLDPNKLIPVQITLPAQAGVPNSEPRVLTIHMPASALQENQLHQMLNGPIISSIMSLPPQIASSVLQQHVNSTLQNQTMGSISIQKQLDGAADTSDEDGSDVSDDDNMDGDDDDPDNDPDDADGDGGPEEEPLNSEDDVTDEDAADLFDTDNVVVCQYDKITRSRNKWKFYLKDGIMNIGGKDYVFQKSNGDAEW comes from the exons ATGGCACTCAGCCTTACGACTGTG CTCAAACTGTACAACACAGTAATTGATGATGTCATCAGTGGCGTAAGGGATGCCTTCCTAGATGAGGGAGTTGATGAACAGGTACTGCAGGAGCTGAAGCAAATTTGGACAAATAAACTCCTTGCAAGCCGGGCGGTTGAAGTTGTGCCGGACAATCCAGATCCACAGCCACCACCTAATGTGGCCAGTGGTGTGAAATCAGGATCAAATTCAAAG tCAAATCACAAGAATCCACAATCAAATGGAACAAAATCCAAGGCATCGAGACCATCACAgcaacaacagcagcagcagcagcagcaacaacaacagcaACTCGTGCAGGTGAAGGAGGAGAATGGCAGTCCACCGGCATCAACGACCCTTGCGGGGCAGTCGTTTACAAGCCAAAATGGTAGCAGTACAGCTGCCCAAAAGGCCCCAATAGCGGCCACAACGACAGCCGCAACAACATCACAGCCACAGCAAACATCGACATCCGTTGTGGCGGGATTGGATCCCAATAAACTGATTCCGGTGCAGATTACGCTGCCGGCTCAGGCGGGAGTACCCAATTCAGAGCCACGTGTCCTCACCATTCACATGCCGGCATCAGCACTGCAGGAAAATCAGCTGCATCAGATGCTAAATGGGCCCATTATATCGTCCATCATGAGCCTACCACCGCAAATTGCGTCGTCAGTATTGCAGCAGCATGTCAATTCCACGCTTCAAAATCAAACAATGG GCTCAATATCAATACAGAAACAACTGGATGGAGCAGCAGATACATCAGATGAGGATGGGAGTGACGTGAGCGATGACGACAACATGGATGGCGATGATGACGATCCGGATAATGATCCAGACGATGCCGATGGCGATGGGGGCCCAGAAGAGGAGCCGCTTAACAGTGAAGACGACGTAACGGACGAGGATGCGGCGGATCTCTTCGACACAGACAACGTCGTCGTGTGCCAGTATGATAAG ATCACAAGATCACGGAACAAATGGAAGTTCTATCTCAAGGATGGTATTATGAATATCGGTGGGAAGGACTATGTTTTCCAAAAGTCCAACGGAGATGCAGAGTGgtaa
- the LOC129787004 gene encoding uncharacterized protein LOC129787004, whose protein sequence is MSGSFCVVAFEIKFRCTVRGLSNITSKFFSCTERFCFDFGLFFGEKMRLSLVCLFKRTVNGHIFRGKDRLVKRVSKRAMERLRVEYDLMEQNMLYLRHPYLTIEESAGHTKELGKNEAKMSKWQDYALELKRKPHITIEERLKCLKIKDAWD, encoded by the exons ATGTCCGGTAGTTTTTGTGTAGTAGCGTTTGAAATAAAGTTTCGATGTACCGTCAGAGGGCTAagcaacataacctcaaagtttttttcttgtactGAAAGATTCTGTTTTgattttggattattttttggtgaaaaaatgCGTCTCTCCTTGGTGTGCCTCTTCAAGAGGACCGTCAATGGGCACATCTTCAGGGGAAAGGATCGCCTGGTGAAAAGAGTGTCAAAACGAGCGATGGAGAGGCTGAGAGTAGAGTATGATCTCATGGAGCAGAATATGCTGTACCTTCGACATCCTTATCTGACGATT gAAGAATCAGCTGGACATACGAAGGAACTGGGAAAGAATGAAGCAAAGATGTCAAAGTGGCAGGATTACGCGTTGGAGTTGAAGAGGAAGCCACACATTACGATTGAGGAGCGATTAAAATGTCTAAAGATCAAGGATGCGTGGGATTGA
- the LOC129786937 gene encoding chromatin-remodeling complex ATPase chain Iswi-like produces MSKEEETMDTGETNENSNGSTSDTTSSKGKETDFDCKIETDRSKRFEYLLKQTEIFTHFMTNTGPKSSPLKIKAGRPKKPKEAKAEQPPVDVSDHRHRKTEQEEDEELLAEETKTPEIFRFESSPHYIKHGEMRDYQVRGLNWMISLYENGINGILADEMGLGKTLQTISLLGYLKHFRNNPGPHIVIVPKSTLQNWMNEFNQWCPSLRAVCLIGDQDTRNTFIREVLMPGEWDVCVTSYEMCIREKSVFKKFNWRYMVIDEAHRIKNEKSKLSEILREFKTANRLLLTGTPLQNNLHELWSLLNFLLPDVFNSADDFDSWFNTNQCLGDDSLVSRLHAVLKPFLLRRLKSDVEKRLKPKKELKIFVGLSKMQREWYTKVLMKDIDIVNGAGKIEKMRLQNILMQLRKCTNHPYLFDGAEPGPPYTTDEHLVNNCGKLTIMDKLLPRLQEQGSRVLIFSQMTRMLDILEDYCLWRGYQYCRLDGQTPHEDRNRQIQEYNAKNSSKFIFMLSTRAGGLGINLATADVVIIYDSDWNPQMDLQAMDRAHRIGQKKQVRVFRFITENTVEEKIVERAEVKLRLDKLVIQQGRLVDNKSSQLNKDEMLNMIRFGANHVFASKDSEITDEDIDTILERGEAKTNEQKEKLEQLGESSLRNFTMDTGTESSVYQFEGEDYREKQKAMTMGNWIEPPKRERKANYAVDAYFREALRVSEPKAPKAPRPPKQPIVQDFQFFPPRLFEILDQEIYYFRKTLNYKVPKNQELGPDAAKVQREEQRKIDDAEPLTEEEVVEKESLLTQGFTNWTKRDFNQFIKANEKYGRDDIDNIAKDVEGKTPEEVVEYSTVFWERCHELQDIERIMAQIERGEAKIQRRASIKKALDGKMSRYRAPFHQLRISYGNNKGKNYTEEEDRFLVCMLHKLGFDKENVYEELRFAVRSAPQFRFDWFLKSRTASELQRRCNTLITLIERENQELEEKERLEKKKKSNKGGNSSQSSSGQQKSGQKRKSDVAGNDRGKKKRR; encoded by the exons AATGGCTCCACGTCCGATACGACATCCTCAAAGGGGAAGGAGACGGATTTTGATTGTAAAATTGAAACAGACAGGAGTAAGAGGTTTGAGTATCTCCTGAAGCAGACGGAGATCTTTACTCACTTTATGACCAATACGGGGCCCAAGAGTAGCCCTCTGAAGATTAAAGCTGGCCGTCCGAAGAAGCCAAAGGAGGCTAAAGCTGAGCAACCACCAGTCGATGTGTCAga tcATCGACACCGGAAAACAGAACAGGAGGAAGATGAGGAACTCCTGGCTGAGGAAACAAAGACCCCGGAAATCTTCCGTTTTGAATCTTCGCCACATTACATCAAACACGGCGAGATGCGTGATTACCAAGTCCGTGGGCTGAATTGGATGATCTCGCTATACGAGAATGGAATTAATGGGATTCTAGCTGATGAAATGGGTCTAGGAAAGACACTGCAGACCATCTCCCTGCTGGGCTACCTCAAGCACTTCCGCAACAATCCCGGACCGCACATTGTAATCGTGCCCAAGTCAACATTGCAGAATTGGATGAATGAATTCAATCAGTGGTGCCCCTCACTGCGAGCTGTCTGCCTCATTGGAGATCAAGACACCCGGAACACCTTTATCCGGGAGGTTCTCATGCCCGGCGAGTGGGATGTGTGCGTAACATCGTACGAGATGTGTATTCGTGAGAAGAGCGTCTTCAAGAAGTTCAACTGGCGCTACATGGTCATTGATGAGGCTCACCGaattaagaatgaaaaatccaaACTCAGCGAAATCCTCAGAGAATTCAAGACGGCCAATCGTCTCCTACTCACAGGAACACCGTTGCAGAACAATCTCCACGAATTGTGGTCTCTGCTGAACTTCCTCTTACCGGATGTCTTCAACAGTGCTGATGATTTTGATTCGTGGTTCAATACCAATCAATGCTTGGGTGATGATTCCCTCGTGAGTCGCCTACATGCCGTCCTCAAGCCCTTCCTGCTGCGTCGTCTCAAGTCTGACGTGGAGAAGAGGCTGAAGCCCAAGAAGGAGCTAAAGATCTTTGTCGGGTTGTCCAAGATGCAGCGCGAATGGTACACGAAGGTCCTCATGAAGGATATTGACATTGTCAATGGAGCTGGGAAGATTGAGAAGATGCGCCTGCAGAATATTCTCATGCAACTCCGGAAGTGCACAAATCACCCATATCTCTTCGATGGAGCAGAACCAGGACCACCGTACACTACGGATGAGCATTTGGTGAACAATTGCGGCAAACTCACCATTATGGATAAGCTTCTGCCACGTCTGCAAGAGCAGGGGTCGCGTGTATTGATTTTCAGCCAAATGACCCGTATGCTGGACATCCTGGAGGATTACTGCCTCTGGAGGGGCTACCAATACTGTCGCCTGGATGGGCAGACACCCCATGAGGATCGAAATAGGCAGATTCAGGAGTACAATGCGAAGAACAGCAGCAAATTCATCTTCATGCTGTCCACACGTGCTGGTGGTTTGGGAATTAATCTCGCCACAGCGGACGTGGTCATCATCTATGACTCTGACTGGAACCCACAGATGGATCTTCAAGCTATGGATCGTGCCCATCGAATTGGGCAGAAGAAGCAGGTGCGTGTCTTCCGTTTTATCACGGAGAACACCGTCgaggagaaaattgttgaGCGAGCTGAGGTTAAGCTTCGTCTGGATAAGCTTGTGATCCAGCAGGGACGCCTCGTGGACAATAAATCAAGCCAATTGAACAAGGATGAAATGCTAAATATGATTCGCTTCGGAGCAAACCACGTCTTTGCGTCTAAAGATTCCGAAATCACAGATGAGGACATTGATACGATTCTGGAACGTGGAGAGGCCAAAACGAATGAGCAGAAGGAGAAGCTGGAGCAGTTGGGTGAGAGTTCTCTCCGGAACTTCACCATGGACACAGGGACAGAGAGTTCGGTGTACCAATTTGAGGGAGAGGATTATCGTGAGAAGCAGAAGGCAATGACAATGGGCAATTGGATTGAGCCCCCAAAACGAGAGCGTAAAGCAAATTATGCTGTCGATGCGTACTTCCGTGAGGCGCTCAGAGTGTCTGAACCCAAAGCCCCTAAAGCTCCACGTCCACCCAAACAGCCAATCGTGCAGGACTTTCAATTCTTCCCTCCGAGACTCTTTGAGATCCTTGATCAGGAGATTTATTACTTCCGGAAGACACTCAACTACAAG gtTCCGAAGAATCAAGAATTAGGTCCGGATGCTGCAAAAGTTCAGCGTGAGGAGCAAAGGAAAATTGACGATGCAGAACCCCTGACTGAGGAGGAAGTGGTTGAGAAAGAATCTCTCCTGACTCAAG gttttacaAACTGGACAAAGCGggattttaatcaattcatcAAGGCAAATGAAAAGTATGGACGTGATGATATTGACAACATTGCCAAGGATGTAGAGGGAAAGACTCCCGAGGAGGTGGTGGAGTACAGCACAGTCTTCTGGGAGCGCTGCCATGAGTTGCAGGACATTGAGCGCATCATGGCGCAAATTGAACGTGGCGAAGCGAAAATCCAACGTCGGGCATCAATTAAGAAGGCTCTCGATGGGAAAATGTCTCGCTACAGGGCACCCTTCCATCAGCTCCGGATTTCCTACGGGAACAACAAGGGGAAGAACTACACAGAGGAGGAAGATCGCTTCCTTGTGTGCATGTTGCACAAGCTTGGATTTGACAAGGAGAACGTCTATGAGGAGCTTCGCTTTGCAGTTCGTTCAGCTCCACAATTTCGTTTTGATTGGTTCCTGAAATCTCGTACAGCATCCGAGCTTCAGAGACGCTGCAATACCCTCATTACGCTGATTGAGCGCGAGAATCAAGAGCTGGAGGAGAAGGAACGactggagaagaagaaaaagtccaACAAGGGTGGAAATTCATCTCAATCGAGCTCAGGTCAGCAAAAATCAGGGCAGAAACGCAAATCGGACGTTGCTGGAAATGATCGCGGGAAGAAGAAGAGGCGATAA